The Helicobacter cetorum MIT 00-7128 region CGGTTCCAAAACCTAATTCGCATGACTTGGTGTAAAGGGTAACAGTTTTAGCAAGGTCTTGAGATACAAATTGTCCGCTTTGATACTTGTCGCCTAAAGTATTACAAGCGCTACCATTTTTTAAAGTGCAAGCTCTTTTGTAGAATTCAACCGCTCGCTTGTCATTTTGTGGCACACCTTGTCCGTTAGTATACATAATGCCTAGACTATTACATCCATTTCCATTATTTAGGTTACATGATTTTTGATAAAGTTCTATGGCTTGTTTATTATCTTTAGCCACGCCTCTTCCATTAGCATACATAACACCTAGGTTATTACAGCCATTGCCATCATCTAAACCGCATGCTTTTTTATAAAGAGCTACTGCTTGACCATAGTCTTTAGACGCACCTTGTCCATTTTGATACATAATGCCTAAATTGGTGCATCCACTTCCAATACCTAATTCACATGCTTTTTTGTAGAGGGTTACAGCCTTTTCGTAATCTTGCGCTACACCTTGTCCATTTTGATACATGCTAGCTAGATTGCTACAACTATCTCCAATTTTTAAATCACAAGCTTTTTTATAAAGGTCTAAAGCCTGCTTATCATCTTTAGCTATGCCTCGGGCGTTAGCATACATCACTCCTAGATTGTAACAACTATCTCCAACACCTAAATCGCATGCTTTTTTATATAGAGCCACGGCTTGCTCATAGTCTTTGGACACGCCTTGAGCGTTTTGATACATGACACCCAAATTGTTACAAGCGCTACCATTTCCAGCATCACATTGCTGTTTGAGTTCATCAGGATTTGGAGCACTAGGGGTATCTGCCATAGCAGAACTGATACATAGACTACCTGCTACTAATGCTCTCAATAAAGTTTTATAAGAGATAAAATTTTTCAACATTGAAAATTCCTTGATGTTAGAGTTAAGCATAATAAAACGAATGTAGATTATACTATATTTTAGTCTCTAAGTGCACTTATGGTGGAGTTTTTGTTTCATCTATTAAAGCAAGATACACAACATTAAGAAAATTAGTAATCTTTAATAAAATGACCTAAAAATCATCGCTAACATTTGGCATAGCCTCATAACCAGCATCTTTAATGGCATTTTCAATTGCTTTGGCATTTGTCAAGCTAGAAAATTCCACAAGAACGGTTTTCTTAGAGGTGTTTACATTGATATGATTAATACCACTTAATTCACCAATATAGCTTTCTAATTTTTCTACACATCTTTTACCAACAATTGTAGGCACAAAAAAACTTACTCTCATACGCTTCCTTTTTACTAGATTTAAATTCTAAAATTATGTGGATTGCTTTTTTTAAGATACTAATCCACAACTTCTTGCCCCGCATCAAGCAAGGCTTCTTTAATCGCATTTTCAGTGGCTGGGGCATCAAACTCTACGCTTACACTTTTTTCTTCAATGCTTACATCAATCAAGCTCACGCCTTCAATTTCACCTACAAACTTCTCAATCTTATCCACACAATGCTCGCAAGTAATGCTTGGCACTTTAAAAATAACCTTTGAACTCATTTAACTATCCTTAATTTTAAATTTTCTTAGCCTTTGGGCGTTTAAGACCACACTTACAGAGCTTAAACTCATCGCTAGACTTGCTAACATAGGATTTAGCATAATATCTAGTTTATAAGCGACTCCACAAGCTAAAGGGATAAATATGCTATTATAGCAAAAAGCCCAAAACAAATTTTCTTTAATATTCTTAATCGTTGCTTGGCTTAATTTAATCGCACTATAAACAGATTTAATATCGTTGTTAAAACTTACAATATCAGCGCTTTGAACACTCACATCACTTCCTTTAGCCATAACAACTGCCACATCACTTATGGCAAGGCTTGGGGCATCATTCAAGCCATCGCCTACCATCATAACAATTTCACCCTTTTCTTTAAGCTCTTTAATGGTGTTGAGCTTGTCATCTGGTTTTGCGTTAGCCTTATAACTATCTAGTCCTAAATCTAGGGCGCATTTTTTGACATTTTCTTCATTATCCCCACTTAAAAGCATGGTCTTTATGCCTAAGTTTTTAATGCTTGCTAGATGTTCTTTGACTCCCACTTTAGGTAAGTCTTCTAAAACAAACGCTCCCAAAAGCTCATCTTCATTTTCACTAATGACCCTACCTACAAAAACTAAAATCCCCCTTTCTGTAATTTCTAGGGTGTTATTAGGTTTAAAGAACTCGCTATTACCCACTTTTATCATCTCTTCAACGCCCTTATAATCCATTTTAGCACTGATACCAAAACCGGTTTTGACTTTGACTTCTTGAATCTCTTTTAAAGGGGTGTTATGGTTTTTAGCGTATTCTACAATACCCTTAGCAATGACATGTTCGCTACTGCTCTCAATGCTTAAAGCTAGGCTTAATAAATCTTGTAATTCTATGTTTGGACTTAGGATAACTTCCTTGACCATAGGTTTGCCATTAGTGAGTGTGCCGGTTTTATCAAATACAATCATGCTAACTAGGCGCACTTTTTCTAAGCTTGGAGCGTTTTTAAAGAATAGTCCTAAGCTACTAGCCTTTTGATTAGCCACTAAAATACTCATAGGTGTTGCTAAGCCTAAAGCGCATGGGCAAGAAATCACAAGAACTGCAATAAATACTTCCAAAGCCATGCCAAAATTACTCCAAAAATCAGGCTTTGGTGCGATTATGAGCCACACGATAAAAGCAAGGCTTGCAATCGCTATAACACTTGGCACAAACACGCTTGAGACCTTGTCTGCTAGGCGAGAAATCTCTGCCTTAGAATTTTGAGCGTTATTGATAAGCTCTATGATTTTAGATAGGGTGCTATTTTTATTAGAATGCGTAGCTTTGATTAAAAAACTCGTGTGGCTATTAAGAGTGCCTGAAAAGACTTTATCACCGACTTTTTTATAAATAGGCAAGGCTTCACCTGTAAGCATACTCTCATCTAATTCGCCTTCGCCCTCTATGATTTCGCCATCTATGGGAATATAACTGCCGGGTAAAATCTTTAAAATATCGCCTACTTCTATGCTATCTATTAAAACTTCAATTTGATTATCATTTTCTATTTTTAGCGCTGTTTTTGGGGCGTTTTTCATCAAGGCTTGCATAGCATCTAAAGCTTTATCTTTAGAAATATTTTCAATGCGTTTGCCAATCATTACAAACATTAAAATCACGCATACGCTCTCAAAATAATAATGCGTTTCATTGAGATTTTGTTGGTATGCAAGGTATAGGCTATATAGGCTGTATAAAAACGCAGAGCTTGTGCCTATGGCTATAAGGCTACTCATGTTGGGTTGTTTGTGCCATAGGGCTTTAAAACCTTGAATAAAGAAATCTCTTCCAAAGTGCATAACAATCAAAGTCCCTACAAGTTGCAAACATGCGTTTAAAAAGCTACTATGATTATCACTTGTGAGTAGATTGCTAGGTAAAAGGTTGGGTAAGAGCATAGCACCCATAGAGAGATATAAAACAAAAAGCGTAAAGACTATAGTTCCTAGTAGTTTGGTGGTGGGGCTTAAAAATTCTTTTTTGGAATTTGATGCTAAGGTCTTTTTGGGGCTATAACCTAGTTTTTCTACAAGTTTAAAAATCTCTTCTAAAGAGCTTTTATTTTCATCAAAAGTAACGCTCGCACTTTTACTTAAGAGATTAACTTCTATTTTTTCAATAAAACTTTTGCGTCCTAAAGAGCGTTCAATTCCGCTAGAACAAGCCGTGCAAGTCATACCTTCTATATAAAAAGTTTCTTGTTTCATATCTAATCCTTTTTATATTTTAACCCTTATGTATTGCGTTTAAAAATAATTTTTACCATTAAGCAAACCCAGCGTAAAATCCCATAGAATAAATAAACAAGCATAAACGCACTTAATACCTCTAGGGGGCGCACAAAAACGAGCAATAGG contains the following coding sequences:
- a CDS encoding tetratricopeptide repeat protein, with translation MLKNFISYKTLLRALVAGSLCISSAMADTPSAPNPDELKQQCDAGNGSACNNLGVMYQNAQGVSKDYEQAVALYKKACDLGVGDSCYNLGVMYANARGIAKDDKQALDLYKKACDLKIGDSCSNLASMYQNGQGVAQDYEKAVTLYKKACELGIGSGCTNLGIMYQNGQGASKDYGQAVALYKKACGLDDGNGCNNLGVMYANGRGVAKDNKQAIELYQKSCNLNNGNGCNSLGIMYTNGQGVPQNDKRAVEFYKRACTLKNGSACNTLGDKYQSGQFVSQDLAKTVTLYTKSCELGFGTGCFNLAVMYTNGQGVSKDYEQAVALYAKACNFGNKDACNNLGNLYQKGKNVKKDDDQAAAFFKKACDLGSKEGCKKHERLAK
- a CDS encoding cation transporter, which encodes MRVSFFVPTIVGKRCVEKLESYIGELSGINHINVNTSKKTVLVEFSSLTNAKAIENAIKDAGYEAMPNVSDDF
- the copP gene encoding copper-binding metallochaperone CopP, with protein sequence MSSKVIFKVPSITCEHCVDKIEKFVGEIEGVSLIDVSIEEKSVSVEFDAPATENAIKEALLDAGQEVVD
- a CDS encoding heavy metal translocating P-type ATPase gives rise to the protein MKQETFYIEGMTCTACSSGIERSLGRKSFIEKIEVNLLSKSASVTFDENKSSLEEIFKLVEKLGYSPKKTLASNSKKEFLSPTTKLLGTIVFTLFVLYLSMGAMLLPNLLPSNLLTSDNHSSFLNACLQLVGTLIVMHFGRDFFIQGFKALWHKQPNMSSLIAIGTSSAFLYSLYSLYLAYQQNLNETHYYFESVCVILMFVMIGKRIENISKDKALDAMQALMKNAPKTALKIENDNQIEVLIDSIEVGDILKILPGSYIPIDGEIIEGEGELDESMLTGEALPIYKKVGDKVFSGTLNSHTSFLIKATHSNKNSTLSKIIELINNAQNSKAEISRLADKVSSVFVPSVIAIASLAFIVWLIIAPKPDFWSNFGMALEVFIAVLVISCPCALGLATPMSILVANQKASSLGLFFKNAPSLEKVRLVSMIVFDKTGTLTNGKPMVKEVILSPNIELQDLLSLALSIESSSEHVIAKGIVEYAKNHNTPLKEIQEVKVKTGFGISAKMDYKGVEEMIKVGNSEFFKPNNTLEITERGILVFVGRVISENEDELLGAFVLEDLPKVGVKEHLASIKNLGIKTMLLSGDNEENVKKCALDLGLDSYKANAKPDDKLNTIKELKEKGEIVMMVGDGLNDAPSLAISDVAVVMAKGSDVSVQSADIVSFNNDIKSVYSAIKLSQATIKNIKENLFWAFCYNSIFIPLACGVAYKLDIMLNPMLASLAMSLSSVSVVLNAQRLRKFKIKDS